The following are encoded in a window of Desulfosporosinus sp. Sb-LF genomic DNA:
- a CDS encoding DUF2935 domain-containing protein, translated as MDTADEFADLFTLLQAKVQRIEKNIFAQLLLGGLIREETRATREIRDFKATATEGLLACQIRSIIIPLLGDHVL; from the coding sequence ATAGATACTGCTGATGAGTTTGCAGATTTATTTACTTTACTTCAAGCTAAAGTTCAGAGAATAGAGAAAAATATTTTTGCTCAGCTTTTACTTGGAGGTTTAATCAGAGAAGAAACTAGAGCAACCAGGGAAATAAGGGATTTCAAAGCAACTGCTACCGAGGGGCTTTTAGCTTGTCAGATAAGATCAATAATAATCCCGCTGTTAGGAGACCACGTGCTTTAG
- a CDS encoding phage head closure protein, translated as MNLVLKTTLEPLEIREVKNYLRLDDVIDTSEDDYLLIIASREYCEGVQNRAYIMQVWQLSFDNWPSRVIELPKGNLQTVNLVTYKHSAGVVTTLTETQDYAASARGVSVRISPVAFLSGIWASIEPLSGREYYAAQQVNAEITHRIKIRYRAQTNQKCELNSTRLVTLTLSRW; from the coding sequence ATGAATTTAGTCTTAAAGACAACTCTTGAACCCTTGGAGATTCGGGAAGTAAAGAATTATCTCAGACTGGACGATGTGATAGATACCTCCGAAGATGACTATCTCTTAATTATTGCTTCCCGTGAATATTGTGAAGGGGTTCAGAACCGCGCCTATATCATGCAGGTGTGGCAACTGAGCTTTGATAATTGGCCAAGTCGAGTGATTGAATTACCTAAGGGCAATCTTCAAACCGTTAATTTGGTCACTTATAAGCACTCCGCCGGGGTTGTGACAACACTGACTGAAACTCAAGATTATGCTGCAAGTGCGCGCGGAGTTTCAGTCAGGATATCACCTGTGGCTTTTTTATCGGGCATTTGGGCCTCGATCGAGCCCCTGAGTGGTCGAGAGTATTATGCAGCCCAGCAAGTCAACGCCGAAATCACCCACCGGATCAAGATCAGGTATAGGGCCCAAACAAACCAAAAATGCGAGTTAAATTCGACAAGGCTCGTTACTTTAACATTATCTCGGTGGTAG